A DNA window from Drosophila virilis strain 15010-1051.87 chromosome 4, Dvir_AGI_RSII-ME, whole genome shotgun sequence contains the following coding sequences:
- the LOC6635613 gene encoding uncharacterized protein gives MAVKHLTRTQKKHKQCPTNINSAHKKLIPKYAKSNNKVLCQQQRILKQNFRNTSKRLELPTVHRVWRKTIVRIKPKPRNLVPRLFRVDRLTGLPLDYERTVSRIMHYVNPHIFDDPSPEEQMERLLTRALGGIIDNCSNRCPYYLRNQMRTFLRSQGSKSTRRTEGTDNEDLSQFYCACKRGPIILEQAPTYRSKFNYNSLKINTK, from the exons ATGGCTGTTAAACATCTTACTAGGACCcaaaagaaacacaaacaatGTCCTACAAATATTAACTCAGCGCATAAAAAGCTGATCCCGAAATATGCCAAGTCCAATAATAAGGTTctttgccagcagcagcgaatTCTGAAGCAGAACTTCCGAAATACATCCAAACGTCTGGAGCTACCAACTGTCCATCGTGTGTGGCGCAAAACGATAGTGCGGATCAAGCCTAAACCAAGGAATCTGGTCCCTCGATTGTTTCGTGTAGATCGGTTAACTGGGCTACCTCTTGACTACGAGCGCACTGTATCTAGGATAATGCACTACGTAAATCCACATATCTTTGACGATCCCAGTCCGGAAGAGCAAATGGAGAGACTGCTTACACGTGCATTGGGAGGAATTATAGATAACTGTAGTAATCGGTGTCCGTATTACCTTAGAAATCAAATGCGCACTTTTTTAAGAAGCCAGGGATCGAAGAGCACTAGAAGGACTGAAGGTACCGACAACGAGGATTTGAGTCAGTTTTACTGCGCCTG CAAACGTGGGCCAATTATTCTAGAGCAAGCTCCCACATATAGAAGCAAATTCAATTACAACAGCCTTAAGATAAATACCAAATAG